From the Penaeus chinensis breed Huanghai No. 1 chromosome 28, ASM1920278v2, whole genome shotgun sequence genome, one window contains:
- the LOC125039870 gene encoding tubulin-specific chaperone cofactor E-like protein: MPSLPEAVDMKYGDECPDAQVTEVACVALTLKRSGRQRLPSVLILSECDIEKAGDEEEVERKCEGVRELDLSRNKLKEWSEVFKILRHLPTLGFLNLSYNSFETSLADSPDVVGLTNLTRLVLNGTTLPWKDVHVLLDNAPRVEELHLCKNDYKKVEKPRKKYVTVSRVHFNNNPSSEWSEIEALGHMFPSLEVLILAECPLSTLTEEEHFKEYFQNLKYLSLNNTKISSWDSVDRVNWFPNLSELRLQQCPLYEPYKDEERRQLTIARLWRVERLNGGALITPEERENAERAFIRHYMNSDVRPRRYDELIMQHGELDPLVEVSLQPEKEVAVTIRFGETTFQRTLSVYSRVLDVKKALEPEVGLPPSKMRLFYHDKVIHYGPEELKINSKQLYTMNIHSGDEFIVEPKVCKP; the protein is encoded by the exons ATGCCGAGCTTACCTGAGGCGGTGGACATGAAATATGGGGACGAGTGCCCAGATGCTCAGGTGACAGAGGTGGCCTGTGTAGCACTCACCCTCAAGCGCTCCGGCCGCCAGAGATTGCCCTCTGTGCTCATCCTCTCAGAGTGCGACATCGAGAAGGCTGGcgatgaggaagaggtggagaggaagtgcGAAGGTGTGAGGGAGCTGGACCTCTCCAGAAACAAACTGAAGGAGTGGTCTGAG GTATTCAAGATCCTACGCCACTTGCCAACCCTTGGATTTTTGAACCTGAGCTACAATTCCTTTGAGACGTCCCTAGCTGACTCCCCTGATGTGGTGGGCCTCACAAACTTAACCCGCCTTGTGCTAAATGGAACAACGTTACCCTGGAAAGATGTCCATGTCTTGCTTGATAATGCACCAAG AGTTGAAGAGCTTCACCTCTGCAAGAATGACTACAAGAAAGTAGAGAAgcctagaaaaaaatatgttacagTTAGCCGAGTCCATTTCAACAACAATCCCAGCTCTGAGTGGTCTGAG ATTGAAGCCTTAGGCCATATGTTTCCATCCCTGGAGGTGCTAATCCTTGCAGAATGTCCACTGTCCACACTCACAGAAGAAGAACACTTTAAGGAGTATTTCCAGAACTTGAAGTATCTCTCGCTCAATAATACCAAGATCTCTTCATGGGATTCTGTTGACCGAGTCAACTGGTTCCCCAACCTATCTGAACTGAGACTACAACAGTGTCCACTTTATGAG CCCTACAAGGATGAAGAGCGCAGACAGTTGACAATAGCCAGGCTCTGGAGAGTCGAAAGACTGAATGGTGGAGCACTGATTACCcctgaagaaagggagaatgctGAACGTGCATTTATCAGGCATTACATGAACAGTGACGTGCGACCGAGAAG GTATGATGAATTGATTATGCAGCATGGTGAGCTGGATCCACTTGTAGAAGTCAGCTTGCAACCAGAGAAGGAGGTTGCAGTCACCATTCGCTTTGGGGAGACAACATTTCAAAGGACTCTCAGTGTTTATTCCAGAGTTCTTGATGTGAAGAAAGCACTGGAGCCAGag GTTGGCCTGCCACCCAGCAAGATGCGGCTGTTCTACCATGACAAAGTAATTCACTATGGCCCAGAAGAACTTAAGATAAACAGCAAACAGCTTTACACAATGAACATCCACTCTGGGGATGAGTTCATTGTAGAACCAAAAGTCTGCAAGCCATAA